The genomic window GGCTCAGCACGATTGCCAGCCGGGTTTGAACGGGAGCAACATTCTCATGTCGGGCGGCGCGGGTCCGCttcgtccgccgccgcctcaaTCCGCTTCCTTCCACACGTCCGACGCCAGCGCTCACGCGCAGATGGCACAGACGTACAATTATCTCGCATCATCGAGTAGTCTCATGCAGTCGGGTGCCCGGTTAGGACTTCTGTCGCCTGATGTTAGTTCTATACAAGGGGTGGGGGGAGGGAAGTAGCGCGTTTGAGATATGTGTAATCAGGGCCATGGAGGGACTTCGGTGTCTCCGCCGTCctctgcgtcgtcgttgactcACATGCAATTGGGCTCGTCGCGTCTGGCTGATGCTCTGGGGGAGATGCCCATGGAGCCGGCTGGATTGCCGCCGGCCGGCAGCAAGCAGGTGACAATATCGGGAAAGCCGAGAAAAGGTTCAATTCAATTCAACACGCCGTTTCTGTGCACTTCTGAGCGCGCGCCGCGCTTTTTTCAAATAGTTTGGCTTCCTGAGCAGTTGAGACAGGTGTTCGTACCGGTTCTCGACAGCATGTATCATTTGGAGCCGGAATCTCTGCCGTTTCGGCAGCCTGTCGATCCCGTTATGATGATGATTCCTGTGAGTCCGTGTATTTAGAATAGAGGAGAGGAGGGGATACTATTTCCACCTCTAGGACTATTTTGACATCATCAAAAATCCTATGGATCTGTCGACAATTCGGGACAAATTGGACAAGGGAGAGTATCAAGATCCGTGGGAGGTgcgattcgttttttgtGTAGCGGTCTCTCGACTACGAATAATCTGAATCTCTGTTTAGTTCTGCGACGACTGTTGGTTGATGTTTGACAACGCTTGGATCTACAACAGGAAAACGTCACGCGTGTATAAATATTGCTCAAAGGTAGAAGGGGAATATACTATAGACTCTGGATGGATAAATTGAATGGCGATCCCCCTTTGCGTTTTATTAGCTGGCTGAAGTGTTTGCACCCAATGTAGACATAGCAATGCAAAGGCTGGGATGCTGCTGTGGACATAAGGTAATAATAAGAATTCTTATTATTTTGAAaactatttttttttctcccagTACGTTTTTCATCCTCAAGTGCTGTGTTGCTATGGGGCTCAACTGTGCACCATCCCAAGGGATGCCGAATACTACAGTTTCCAAAATagatttatgacgtcagtttcaGCATGAGACCCTCTCCCGGGGCTCTggttttttaaaaaaacgtttcgtcTCTCTAGGTATCATTACTGTGAGAAATGTTTTAACGAAATTGAAGGAAATGAGATAACGCTTGGAGACGATCCAAGTCCGGGGTACGGAAGAGTCTATAGAGTTGCATGCTGTCGCTGTGTATTGCGTGGTTTGTCATGTCTGTGGCCGAAAGGGGACGCAAAACGGGGCGCCATTCTCACAGTAATTCTCTTCGTAGAAGGATTCAAAAGAGTGCTTTTGTAAAGCTAAAGAACAATGGTGTTGACCACGAACCGTACGTTATTTTTTTGATCTCCCATTCGCGATTACTTATAATTGAATCTTTCAGCTTTGTGGAGTGCATTGATTGTGGACGGAAAATGCACAAAATTTGTGTTCTCCACAACGAGTACATCACGCAAACGGGGTAAGAATCAAATCAAGCGCTATTTACCctaatgatttttttcctatcAGATTCCAGTGTGACAGCTGCCTGAGAAAAAGCGgccaaaagagaaaggaaaacaaaTGCACAGCGAAACGTAAGtcaaatttttcttgttcttgttcttatacgaaaaaacgttctGTATCCAGGTTTGCCCGTGACTCGCCTGGGAACGTATCTCGAAACCAGAGTGAACAACTTCCTTCGCGCGAATAACATGTCGCAGGgagacgtcatcgttcgcgTTGTGTCCAGCTGCGATAAGAACGTCGAGACGAAGCCTCACATGAGAGAAAAGTGCGGGGGATTTTATAAATATTATTCGTTTCGATTTGACGGGTTTTCGGTTTTTAGATTCTGTCCCACGGGAGAATTTCCCGAAAGTTTTCCGTATCGCGCGAAAGCGCTGTTCGCCtttgaagaaatcgacggcgccgacgtctGTTTCTTTGGAATGCACGTTCAGGAGTACGGATCGGAATGCGATCCGCCGAATGCGAGGTACGACAGAGAATCTCAAAGGGAAGACTATTATAAATTtatcttcgttttttctctctcttccccCCAGACGCGTCTACGTGTCCTATTTGGATAGCGTGCACTTTTTCCAGCCGAGATCGATGCGAACGGCCGTGTATCACGAAATCCTGATCGGCTATTTGAAATTCTGCAAGGACCGCGGTTTCGCGTTCGCTCACATTTGGGCGTGTCCGCCGAGCGAGGGCGACGACTACATATTTCACTGTCATCCGCCGGAGCAGAAGATTCCCAAGCCGAAGCGACTCGTCGATTGGTACAAGAAGATGCTCGACAAGTCGGCACGAGAAGGAATAGTCATGGAGTACAgggtaaggaaaaaaagcgcAATTTTTAATCAATAGAATAGGTGGGACGCCTCTATGCAGGACATCTACAAACAAGCGTTGGAGGATAAGATTTCTAAGCCGACTGACATGCCCTACTTCGAAGGCGACTTCTGGCCGAACGTTCTCGAGGAAAGCATTCGGGAATTGGAtcaggaagaggaagagcgacgggccaacgcggcggcggaagctGCGGCGGCTACCAACGAAAAGGCACGGCGCCGAAAACGGTTTTAAACCGAGTACGTATTTTAATCGTTTTCTTGAATGCAGGGCCAGCCGAGTAGCAGTAACAAAAAGGCGGGTAAGAGCAAGAAAGGAAACAAGAAAAGCTCGGCGTCGCGTAAGAACACGAAGAAGCCGGTGATGCCTCCAGGGGGCTCGGATCTAACACAGAAGCTCTACTTGACAATGGACAAGCACAAGGAGGTCAGTTTCTCTTCGCCACCGCTATTCcacgacgtcaaatttcgtCGCAggttttcttcgtcattcgATTGCAGCCTTCGCGCGTGATTGCGAGCCTTCCGCCGACGACCGACGTGGATCCGCTCATTTCTTGCGATCTGATGGACGGTCGCGACATCTTTTTGACGATGGCGCGCGACAAGCACTACGAATTCTCGTCACTTCGTCGCGCCAAGTTCTCGACGATGGCGATGCTCGTCGAATTGCACAACATCAGTCAGGATCGTTTCGTGTACACGTGCAACGAGTGCGGAAAACACGTCGAGACGCGATATCACTGCACGGAATGCGAAGTGAGAACTTCCTTAGTCTCCCCCCTCCCCTGGGGcgaatatttttcttctttttctttaggattACGATCTGTGCGTTCCGTGTTTCCAGCGCAAGGGCCATCAACACAAAATGGAACAGCTCGGACTCGGCTTGGACGCCGACGAtcagtcgccgtcgcgaagtCCGCACGAACAGCGAAAGCTTTCCATACAGCGCTGCATTCAGTCGCTCGTTCACGCGTGCCAGTGTCGCAACATGAACTGCCAATTGCCGAGCTGTCTCAAGATGAAACGCGTCGTTCATCACACGAAGTCGTGCacgcgaaagacgaacgGCGGCTGTCCCATCTGTCGGCAGTTGATCGCTCTGTGCTGCTATCACGCGAAACACTGCACCGAAGTCAAATGCCCCGTGCCCTTCTGTCAGAATATCAAGCAGAAGCTCCAAACGCAGCAGATGCAGCAACGAGTCCAACAAGCTCACatggatcgtcgtcgatataTGCTCATGATGAGGCACAATCAgacgccgtcggcggcggcggcagccgctgccgtcgttgCGCAGCAAACGCCGCCgcaaccgccgccgcaaccGCCGCAAGCGGCGGCACCGCCACCGTCTTCCGTTGCAGTTCCCGTGCccgcgacgccgacgttgGGCGGTTTCAAGACGGGcggtccgccgccgccgggaTCCTCTCTGAgcacgacggcggcgcgaaTGGCGGCGTCCGCGGCGCGAAAGCACGCGGAAATGCAGACGCGCGGTAAACCGGGCGACATGAGCCAACAGCCGAATCAatatccgccgccgccgccgcaacagcagcagccgtcgtcgtccgtaGACCGGCTAGGATTTCCGCCAACAAACGGAAATCCTCCTCGGCAaacgcctccgccgccttcACTTCCGCCGACGCATGTTCATCCCGCAGGGGCGACATTAGCGTCGCGTCCAATGcctcagcagcagcagcaacagcagcagcaacaacagcaacagctgACGCCGCAGCAACAGCTGACGccgcagcaacagcaacacCTGCAGCGTTCTTTGGGGCAATACGATACCTTAGGTGCTCAGGAGCCCTTTCAGGCGCCGCTTAgttccgtcgtttcgtcgctgcaGCCTCAATCGCAGCAGCAACCGCCGCCTCctcagcaacaacagcaacagcaacagcagcacaTTGGAACGCCGCAGGGTGGAAATCGGATGCTGAGCAAGCAACACATGGCGCAAATCATCGAAGCGTTGATGTCGCCCGATCCGTCGAGACGGCGCGTGGTGTTGGATATCATCAAGAAAAATCCGCCTCTCGTGCACCTTCTCCTCAAACAGCATCAAGACGAGAAAATGCGATCGGGAATGGCTCCTTCCCCGATGAATCGTCTTTCCGTGCGACAGCcgactccgccgccgtcgcagcaGCAGTCCCAACAGCCCCAACAGCAACAACTCGGCGGCCTTCAACCGATGGACATACAACAGGCTCTACCTCCTCCAATGGACATACAACCGGCTCTATCGTCGCATCAATACGCATCTTATTCGCAGCCccaaccgccgccgccgccgccgtcgaatcAGTTTTTGTGGTCTCAGTCGCCGCAGAGAATGATTCAACAGCAGCCGCCGCCCGGTCAAACTGGACCCAGAGCCGTCatgccgacgccgccgcgaccGCCTCAACCCTATCCACCGCAATACGGCAACGTGATGGCGTCGCCTCGAATCATGCCGCGAGGCGTAGCGATGAATCGGCCTATGCCGGCACTGCCGCCGAGGATAGCGACGCCGCCTGGCGTTCAATCTCGCATATCGgtctcgacgccgccgccgccgtcgaacgtTCACCTTCAGCATCCGTCTCCGGGTTCGCATCATCAATTTTCTCAGCCGCCTACGCCGCTCAATCAGCAATCGATGCTCTCGCCCGGAGGGCAGGTTCTTCctccggcgtcgccgtctcaGCAGCCGGAGTCGTCTCCGCAGCAGTACCaacctccgccgccgtcacagccgccgccgccgccgcagatGGCCAATCATCCGTCCCATTCTCCCCTTCCTGGTGCGTCGCCGTTGCAGATGGATTCGAGTCTCGCTGACAACGGCGGTTTGCTGCCTAcgacttttccgtcgtccGTACTTCAGAGTCCCTCTGATCCCAGTTTAACTCAATTGCCACCGGCCGAACCCCTGGACACAACGCAGAATCAGAATGATGCTTTGACTCGTTTTGTAGAGAATTTGTAGTCGTCGAATATTGTATCACGTATGTTCGAAAATTCTGCGTTCGTTGTAAATAGACATACCAGTAGTAAGGGGATGGATCGTCGTCTATAGGAGAAAGAACCTGCAAACGAGGTTTTATAAGCCATGTaatctattttcttttcagttaCTGCATTATTGTATTGCTATCGAGTTGTGTGTAGATCAATGTACTCAGTATAGAAAGACGGAAAAATTACGTCACTAATCGAATCAATCAGTTGCGCATGCTCACAGCCGCAGCTCAACATGGAGTTCTCCTACTCTTACTTCAACGAATCCGAGCCCATTTATCAGTCGCACGGTTGCAACAACGAATCGGGCAACAGCGCTCTAGCCGACGGCGGAATTGGGTACACGTTCACACTGAATATCGTCGTGTGGATCGTGAGTACGCCCTCAGGAGCTGCGTTCGCCTTTGTATGAGTCCCTTGTGCAGATAATGGTCTTCATATTTTTCTGCGCTCGTTGGAGAGCGGCGAAGAACCTGGTGACATCTTTGAATAGGAGTCCAGGGTAAGAATTGCCCCGGAATCGGACTTTTTTTGGCAGAACTTTGACTATTTAGATGGGCGTCGCTGTATTTTCACGGGTCCGCTAGTgcggaagaggaagaagcgTTCGGTCACGAAACCACAGTAAAAATTTTTTCCGAGTCTgcctttattaattaattaattaattaaaacgcaGGGCGTCTTTAGTTGGATaccgtttctcttccgtctcacgtgagaaaagaaggcctaaatatcctttaattaattgattaattaattaattaaaaaagggACGACAACTTGAGAGCTATTCACGGGGAAGATGCCATTCACTTTCTCTCGATGGAACGACATCTCTTAGTCGTGCTCGTAGTTTTGATGTTTTTCTCCATCGGAATTATATTGCCTGTAAACTACACGGCGTCTTCCGGTGCTGACAAAATAAACTATACCGGTACTGACAAAggcgttctttttttgttgttaCTTCGTTTCAACGTGCTGTCTATAGACGAGACTTGGTTTACTAAAACTACCATCGCCAATATCAAAGGCCGGTACGCGAAGAGTGACAGATGCTGCTTCAAGAAAGAGACTGTTTTTCTCCGCTTTAGAGGTGATCTCTACTGGGTGCATTCAGTCTTTGCCGTCATCTATCTACttgtcatttttctcgctctttGGCACTTTGTGAAGGGCTACAAGAAGAAACGTCAAGACGTTCAGGTGTGAGGGGAAATATTTGAGTACTGAGTTGCGTTCTTATCATCTCCTACAAAGGTGTCCGAAAATGTGGTTTTAATCAGAGGCTTGTCAAAAGTCACGAGTGACGACGCGTTGAAAGATCACTTTAGGCACGCACACACGAACTCTCGTCTTTGTAATTTATCAGTTTTTTGTTATTATTACGTCTTCAGCTCAGACTACACTGTACTTGACGTGCAAAGAGTGTACGACGTTCATAAACTACACTCTCTCAATCACAAGAAGTAGAGAAGAAGACTTAGTCGCGAAGCTTCGAGAACTCACCCGGGCTGTTTGTCTCTAGAAAAGAGGCACAGAAGTATAAACGAATCTACGAAGCCGTCGATGAAGAGTTTGGGAAGAGGGCCACCATTCGCGAGGGAATTGGAAAAGTGTGCTGTTGCTGCAAACAATATAAGGTTCGACGATATCATTTATCCTTGCGCGCCTTCTATCATTCACTTCTCCAGCATGATGCTATCGAATACTACACgggaaaagaagaggagatgTGCTACAAGTGCGAAgtcgaaaggaaaaaaattctgcGAGAGAAAGAACTCAATGCGGCCTTTGTGACCTTTTCTCGCGCTTCCGAAGCTCAAGAGTAAGCTGACGTAGTAGTTGGCTGTCGAACAGAAGAGCCACACTTCAATTTATCAGTGTCGTGCGCAATCACGGTCTATTGTccacgacgtcgagaagaaccGGCTCATTTTGGATTGTCTCGCAAGCCGTTGTACCAGAGCAGATCAAatggtttaattaaaatataatTGTTCCATGTCTCTCTATTTTCggatttccttttttagGCAAAACCTGCACGTCACCGAGCTTTGGTGGTGGCTCAGATTCATTGTCATAAATGGACGTACGTATAGACTCCAcatcgagagagagagagagagagagcgagTTTCGTTATATATTCTCTTTTATGCGTAGTTTTGTTCGtcttgctttttttcttcacaaCGCCCTCAGTCATTCTGTCGTCGCTTCCAAAATTGCAGAACATTCTTCACATCAATTTTACGTTGCCGGTATGAGTTGAGTTTGTCTAGGCCTAGGGCATTTTGCCTATACTTCTTTGTTAGTCTGATGTGGCTGACAACGTTTTCGTCACCGTCTATCTCCCAACACTTCTTCTCCTGCTCTtagcttctcttcttcccgTCTTTGTCGCATTCACGTGCACATGGGAATCTCATTGGTTTCAGTAATTCTTCCACGACGAATGGATAGAGTTCCAGTACTCTTACCCACGTACGTTTTTCTTAGATACAACGAAGATCAATACGTCATGCGCAAGACGGCTCTCTACCTGTTTCTCATCATCGTTATTCTGCCTGGTCTCGGCTTAACAAGGTGGGGAGGTTTTGGGCAAGGAAACCAATTGGCCACTTCTTTCCTTTAGCATTGACAGTTTGGTTGCAATAAAAGATACATCAGGTCTGAACAAAATTCTTGAGTAAGTTTCCTCTTTTCCAATTAGATATGAAACCCgattattttcatttctcAGATGTATATTTCTTCCTTCGAACGGGGCCTTCTTTGTGAATTACGTCCTATCGTCGGCATTCATTGGCACGGGTCTCGAACTCTTACGCTTACCGAGCCTGATTTCATACTGGTGGAAGTGGGGCACGTTGAAGTCTTTGGAGGGAAAAAAGGTTGCTTTGGAGGTACATagatcaattaattaattaattaattaattaattaaacgtgcGCGTTTTTTGAACTTAAGTGGAGTGGGTTTCTTGTAGGAAGTCAAAGCGCCTTTTGCATTTGGCATCGAGTATGCTTGGATAGTAACCATATTTTCTGTTACTGTGACGTTCTCGATTGTTTGCCCCTTGATTGTTCCCTTTGGCAAGTCCATAAACTCCCCCGCGCCCTGCCAATTATTAAGTATCTGTTCTAGGAATTTTGTACTTCCTTATGAAGTACTGGGTCGACAAGTACAATCTGTATTTCGTGTTCGAGCCGGCTCCGTTTCACGGCTCGACAAGTATTCATTTCTCGGCCGTCAACTTTAGTTTTGGCAGTGGCGTAATTCTGCAATTTGTTATTCTTTTCTACTCGATACTTCGATCAGGTACAGTGCAACGCCGAAATCTCTTGTAGGTACCTGTATTCTTTTGGgactctcttttttttaggcAGTGTTGACGGGaatgaaatattttccaTTATAGTCGTTGTATTCGTTCTACTTGGTTGCATCATCTATTCAGTGAATTTGAATTCAAGAGTGCAGAAATGTTATCAATCCGAAGAAGTTAGTTCAGCTATAGAAGCACCGTTCAACTTGGGAAACGACGTTTTTAGGACGCTAGCCCTATCGTAAGCAGTGAGCAGGATGTCGAGTCTAGTGTCAACAAAGACGAGGCAAGTCTTGCGTgagattttgattttttgtgtgaGATGCGCTCGTGATTTATTAGGGCGTCTATCTTCCGGAAATTTTGAAGGA from Oscarella lobularis chromosome 1, ooOscLobu1.1, whole genome shotgun sequence includes these protein-coding regions:
- the LOC136190241 gene encoding CREB-binding protein-like, coding for MESGDVRNASSEPPTKKSKLSPLNVSGAPPTEVGASGADFYFELFDMLPDLNTPPPAIDSTINGVSGGSAPTAAASGPKSNASASSASSSNVSNKDGGGGGGVGGGSAVVAAAAVAVNAVADSGEDFLSANGQIVESSDGDGSESSSKRDVAAAAAERSGASPPVEQQQQQQQTHQKFSFLGVGGGKASPLTGSVNSASPVAAAGRGGLGKGKKEMSSSSSLSSSGDVGVVVAGGGSSGGAGSGEDERKPDISLLGKQFGPMSTGGGKDVKMGHDFGGSDGTGGLPAAMGGKGASYESNDTGVALSNLMVPKQEPLDYTPNRGCYPSDGGGGPSMQPPVSSIGGLSGGGAAAAAAMVRASGTSPQHPTADPEKRKLIQQQLVLLLHAHKCQRREQQASEQQPNGQVKPPCTLPHCQTMKEVLNHMAVCTAGKTCPVAHCASSRQIIQHWKSCTRLDCPVCLPLKTHRTPSSSGGANHFPDGQQPQFQQQQQQQSLQAQQQQQQPVAKSWHHEVTQDLRNHLVSKLVTAIFPTPVNDPAALKDKRIVNLVAYARKVERDMFDTASSREEYYHLLAEKIYKIQKELEEKRKRRVEQAQHDCQPGLNGSNILMSGGAGPLRPPPPQSASFHTSDASAHAQMAQTYNYLASSSSLMQSGARLGLLSPDGHGGTSVSPPSSASSLTHMQLGSSRLADALGEMPMEPAGLPPAGSKQVTISGKPRKVWLPEQLRQVFVPVLDSMYHLEPESLPFRQPVDPVMMMIPDYFDIIKNPMDLSTIRDKLDKGEYQDPWEFCDDCWLMFDNAWIYNRKTSRVYKYCSKLAEVFAPNVDIAMQRLGCCCGHKYVFHPQVLCCYGAQLCTIPRDAEYYSFQNRFMTYHYCEKCFNEIEGNEITLGDDPSPGRIQKSAFVKLKNNGVDHEPFVECIDCGRKMHKICVLHNEYITQTGFQCDSCLRKSGQKRKENKCTAKRLPVTRLGTYLETRVNNFLRANNMSQGDVIVRVVSSCDKNVETKPHMREKFCPTGEFPESFPYRAKALFAFEEIDGADVCFFGMHVQEYGSECDPPNARRVYVSYLDSVHFFQPRSMRTAVYHEILIGYLKFCKDRGFAFAHIWACPPSEGDDYIFHCHPPEQKIPKPKRLVDWYKKMLDKSAREGIVMEYRDIYKQALEDKISKPTDMPYFEGDFWPNVLEESIRELDQEEEERRANAAAEAAAATNEKGQPSSSNKKAGKSKKGNKKSSASRKNTKKPVMPPGGSDLTQKLYLTMDKHKEVFFVIRLQPSRVIASLPPTTDVDPLISCDLMDGRDIFLTMARDKHYEFSSLRRAKFSTMAMLVELHNISQDRFVYTCNECGKHVETRYHCTECEDYDLCVPCFQRKGHQHKMEQLGLGLDADDQSPSRSPHEQRKLSIQRCIQSLVHACQCRNMNCQLPSCLKMKRVVHHTKSCTRKTNGGCPICRQLIALCCYHAKHCTEVKCPVPFCQNIKQKLQTQQMQQRVQQAHMDRRRYMLMMRHNQTPSAAAAAAAVVAQQTPPQPPPQPPQAAAPPPSSVAVPVPATPTLGGFKTGGPPPPGSSLSTTAARMAASAARKHAEMQTRGKPGDMSQQPNQYPPPPPQQQQPSSSVDRLGFPPTNGNPPRQTPPPPSLPPTHVHPAGATLASRPMPQQQQQQQQQQQQQLTPQQQLTPQQQQHLQRSLGQYDTLGAQEPFQAPLSSVVSSLQPQSQQQPPPPQQQQQQQQQHIGTPQGGNRMLSKQHMAQIIEALMSPDPSRRRVVLDIIKKNPPLVHLLLKQHQDEKMRSGMAPSPMNRLSVRQPTPPPSQQQSQQPQQQQLGGLQPMDIQQALPPPMDIQPALSSHQYASYSQPQPPPPPPSNQFLWSQSPQRMIQQQPPPGQTGPRAVMPTPPRPPQPYPPQYGNVMASPRIMPRGVAMNRPMPALPPRIATPPGVQSRISVSTPPPPSNVHLQHPSPGSHHQFSQPPTPLNQQSMLSPGGQVLPPASPSQQPESSPQQYQPPPPSQPPPPPQMANHPSHSPLPGASPLQMDSSLADNGGLLPTTFPSSVLQSPSDPSLTQLPPAEPLDTTQNQNDALTRFVENL
- the LOC136190297 gene encoding CSC1-like protein 1; the encoded protein is MEFSYSYFNESEPIYQSHGCNNESGNSALADGGIGYTFTLNIVVWIIMVFIFFCARWRAAKNLVTSLNRSPGWASLYFHGSASAEEEEAFGHETTGVFSWIPFLFRLTDDNLRAIHGEDAIHFLSMERHLLVVLVVLMFFSIGIILPVNYTASSGADKINYTDETWFTKTTIANIKGRGDLYWVHSVFAVIYLLVIFLALWHFVKGYKKKRQDVQVSENVVLIRGLSKVTSDDALKDHFSSDYTVLDVQRVYDVHKLHSLNHKKKEAQKYKRIYEAVDEEFGKRATIREGIGKVCCCCKQYKHDAIEYYTGKEEEMCYKCEVERKKILREKELNAAFVTFSRASEAQDVVRNHGLLSTTSRRTGSFWIVSQAVVPEQIKWQNLHVTELWWWLRFIVINGLLFVLLFFFTTPSVILSSLPKLQNILHINFTLPSDVADNVFVTVYLPTLLLLLLASLLPVFVAFTCTWESHWFQYNEDQYVMRKTALYLFLIIVILPGLGLTSIDSLVAIKDTSGLNKILECIFLPSNGAFFVNYVLSSAFIGTGLELLRLPSLISYWWKWGTLKSLEGKKVALEEVKAPFAFGIEYAWIVTIFSVTVTFSIVCPLIVPFGILYFLMKYWVDKYNLYFVFEPAPFHGSTSIHFSAVNFSFGSGVILQFVILFYSILRSGSVDGNEIFSIIVVVFVLLGCIIYSVNLNSRVQKCYQSEEDASPIVSSEQDVESSVNKDEGVYLPEILKDELEKEKNVKKSASPVFRRYGSINDYSMPGEDS